One Vicinamibacteria bacterium genomic window carries:
- a CDS encoding AbrB/MazE/SpoVT family DNA-binding domain-containing protein: MQTKIQKWGNSLGVRIPRSFAAEAEVEAGSAVDISVEKGGLRIRPVRRRRYALRELLRKITPRNIHKEVATGAAVGREAW; this comes from the coding sequence ATGCAGACCAAGATCCAGAAATGGGGGAACAGCCTGGGCGTACGTATCCCGCGGTCCTTTGCGGCGGAGGCCGAGGTTGAAGCGGGCTCGGCCGTTGACATCTCCGTTGAGAAGGGTGGCCTCAGAATCCGGCCCGTGCGTCGGCGGCGCTATGCCCTCAGGGAACTACTCAGGAAGATCACTCCGCGGAACATACACAAGGAGGTCGCGACCGGTGCGGCGGTAGGCCGAGAGGCCTGGTAG
- the mazF gene encoding endoribonuclease MazF, with protein sequence MAAQYVPERGEIVWLEFNPQAGHEQAGRRPALVVSPGSYNRRVGLALFCPVTSQVKGYPFEVALPPGLEVQGAILSDQVKSLDWRVRRARQICRVPRSVLDETMGRILALVDPDAR encoded by the coding sequence GTGGCTGCACAGTATGTCCCAGAGCGGGGAGAGATTGTCTGGCTTGAGTTCAACCCTCAAGCGGGTCATGAACAGGCAGGCAGGCGTCCAGCACTGGTTGTCTCGCCGGGCTCGTACAACCGGAGGGTTGGTCTGGCCCTCTTCTGCCCCGTCACCTCGCAGGTCAAAGGGTACCCGTTTGAGGTTGCGCTTCCCCCTGGACTGGAAGTGCAGGGCGCCATCCTGTCGGACCAGGTGAAGAGCCTTGACTGGCGCGTCAGGAGGGCACGGCAAATATGCAGGGTCCCACGTTCGGTCTTGGATGAGACAATGGGGCGAATCCTCGCGTTAGTCGATCCGGATGCTCGCTAA